In Bombus pyrosoma isolate SC7728 linkage group LG2, ASM1482585v1, whole genome shotgun sequence, a genomic segment contains:
- the LOC122577823 gene encoding carnitine O-palmitoyltransferase 1, liver isoform isoform X1, protein MAEAHSAVAFSFSITHEGWDVNFDREVLHLVWQSGIRSWKKRFFRFVNNLRSGVYPASLESLWFTIALVTAIHFAGYKVPYDLVGKAAPYLSGSSILAHLAGSFIVGLFLWLIVIYIMRYTLKLLLMYKGWMYESREKRSNASRVTKLWTTLVKLFFGWHKPMLYSFQGSLPRLPLPLVENTMKRYLRSVRPLLDDKNYSRMETLANEFQRGIGVKLQRYLILKSWWATNYVSDWWEEYVYLRGRSPIMVNSNFYGIDAILMYPTHVQVARAASVIYSCLQYRRLIERQELEPILIQGLVPLCSWQYERLFNTTRVPGLETDKIVHYQDSKHIVVYHKGKYFKVLIYHKSRILQACEIEIQMQQILDDKSEPSEGEEKLAALTAGERTAWAIAREEFFSKGVNKASLDLIEKAAFVVALDDVPYVYDPEDPDKLDQYGRILLHGKGYDRWFDKSFTLCIGNNGRTGFNAEHSWADAAVMSHMWEYVVSQEITNREADAPIMGSLWEYVIANDVEMGYKEDGYNKGVPEFTPPPPVRLQWDLNPKCIAAIEESNQVAQNLLNDVELRIYVHDAYGKGFMKVNSMSPDAYIQMALQLAYFRDSGKFNLTYEASMTRLFREGRTETVRPCTIESTNWVKAMESKNTTVETRYDLLMAAAKQHQKGYQDAMCGKGIDRHLFCLYVVSKYLEVDSPFLKEVLSEPWKLSTSQTPHGQTSLINLKKHPNCISAGGGFGPVADDGYGVSYIIAGENLIFFHISCKRNSPETNAARFAKQIERALADMKNLFLERKKLQTQKNGST, encoded by the exons ATGGCGGAAGCACATTCAGCTGTAGCATTTAGTTTTTCTATTACTCATGAGGGATGGGATGTTAATTTTGATAGAGAAGTCTTACATTTGGTATGGCAATCAGGTATCCGTTCTTggaagaaaagattttttagatttgtt AATAACTTGAGAAGTGGTGTATACCCTGCCTCCTTAGAGAGTTTATGGTTCACTATAGCTTTGGTAACTGCAATACATTTTGCTGGCTACAAAGTACCTTATGACCTTGTTGGAAAAGCTGCACCATATCTTTCAGG ATCTTCAATATTAGCACACTTAGCAGGATCATTTATAGTTGGATTATTTTTGTGGTtgatagtaatatatataatgcgaTACACCTTGAAGTTATTACTTATGTACAAAGGATGGATGTATGAGTCAAGAGAGAAAAGGTCTAATGCTTCAAGAGTTACTAAGTTGTGGACCACATTAGTGAAGTTGTTCTTTGGATGGCACAAACCAATGCTGTATAGTTTTCAAGGATCATTGCCACGACTACCATTACCCTTAGTGGAAAATACAATGAAACGG tACCTACGCAGTGTTCGACCATTGCTCGACgacaaaaattattctcgAATGGAGACATTGGCAAATGAGTTTCAAAGAGGCATTGGTGTGAAGCTTCAAcgttatttgattttaaaatcTTGGTGGGCCACTAATTATGTTTCTGATTGGTGGGAAGAATATGTTTATTTACGTGGGCGATCTCCTATCATGGTGAATTCAAACTTTTATGGTATTGATGCAATTCTTATGTATCCTACTCATGTACAAGTTGCCCGTGCTGCAAGTGTTATTTATTCGTGTCTGCAGTATCGACGACTCATTGAACGCCAAGAATTAGAACCG ATATTAATTCAAGGTTTGGTGCCTCTCTGCTCATGGCAATATGAAAGACTATTCAATACAACAAGAGTACCAGGACTTGAAAcagataaaattgtacattatcAGGATTCTAAACATATTGTTGTATATCACaagggaaaatatttcaaggtcCTTATTTATCACAAAAGCAGAATCCTTCAAGCttgtgaaattgaaat aCAAATGCAACAAATTTTAGATGATAAATCAGAACCATCAGAAGGTGAAGAGAAATTGGCTGCTTTAACAGCTGGTGAAAGAACTGCATGGGCAATAGCTagagaagaatttttctcgaaaGGAGTAAATAAAGCATCTTTAGATCTTATTGAAAAAGCAGCATTTGTAGTTGCATTAGATGATGTACCATATGTATATGATCCA gAAGATCCAGATAAATTAGATCAATATGgtagaattttattgcatGGTAAAGGATATGATAGATGGTTCGATAAATCATTTACCTTATGTATAGGGAATAATGGCAGA ACTGGCTTTAATGCAGAACATTCATG GGCAGATGCTGCAGTGATGTCACATATGTGGGAGTACGTGGTATCTCAGGAGATCACCAATAGAGA GGCTGATGCACCTATTATGGGATCTCTATGGGAATATGTTATCGCTAATGATGTGGAAATGGg ATATAAGGAAGATGGATATAATAAGGGAGTACCAGAGTTCACACCTCCACCTCCTGTTCGACTTCAGTGGGATTTGAATCCAAAGTGCATAGCCGCAATTGAAGAATCAAACCAA gTTGCACAGAACTTATTAAATGATGTCGAATTACGCATTTATGTACATGATGCGTACGGTAAAGGGTTTATGAAAGTTAATTCAATGTCACCAGATGCATACATACAAATGGCCTTGCAGTTAGCGTATTTCCGTGATTctggtaaatttaatttaacttatgAAGCTTCTATGACTAGACTGTTCCGAGAAGGAAGAACAGAAACTGTGAGGCCATGTACAATTGAATCTACGAATTGGGTGAAAGCAATGGAGAGTAAAAATACAACT GTTGAGACTAGGTATGATTTATTGATGGCAGCAGCAAAACAGCATCAAAAAGGTTATCAAGATGCTATGTGTGGTAAAGGAATAGATAGACATTTATTTTGTCTATATGTAGtatctaaatatttagaaGTAGACTCTCCTTTCTTAAAG GAAGTTTTAAGTGAACCATGGAAGTTATCTACTTCACAAACACCACATGGACAAACATCATTAATAAACTTGAAAAAACATCCAAATTGTATCTCTGCGGGGGGTGGCTTTGGTCCTGTAGCTGATGACGGTTATGGCGTTTCTTATATTATTGCTGGAGaaaatcttatatttttccatatttcatGCAAACGTAATTCTCCAGAAACA aatgcAGCTAGATTTGCAAAACAAATAGAAAGAGCATTAGctgatatgaaaaatttgttccttGAAAGGAAAAAGCTGCAAACTCAAAAGAATGGTTCTACATAA
- the LOC122577823 gene encoding carnitine O-palmitoyltransferase 1, liver isoform isoform X4 yields the protein MTLLEKLHHIFQVIYIMRYTLKLLLMYKGWMYESREKRSNASRVTKLWTTLVKLFFGWHKPMLYSFQGSLPRLPLPLVENTMKRYLRSVRPLLDDKNYSRMETLANEFQRGIGVKLQRYLILKSWWATNYVSDWWEEYVYLRGRSPIMVNSNFYGIDAILMYPTHVQVARAASVIYSCLQYRRLIERQELEPILIQGLVPLCSWQYERLFNTTRVPGLETDKIVHYQDSKHIVVYHKGKYFKVLIYHKSRILQACEIEIQMQQILDDKSEPSEGEEKLAALTAGERTAWAIAREEFFSKGVNKASLDLIEKAAFVVALDDVPYVYDPEDPDKLDQYGRILLHGKGYDRWFDKSFTLCIGNNGRTGFNAEHSWADAAVMSHMWEYVVSQEITNREADAPIMGSLWEYVIANDVEMGYKEDGYNKGVPEFTPPPPVRLQWDLNPKCIAAIEESNQVAQNLLNDVELRIYVHDAYGKGFMKVNSMSPDAYIQMALQLAYFRDSGKFNLTYEASMTRLFREGRTETVRPCTIESTNWVKAMESKNTTVETRYDLLMAAAKQHQKGYQDAMCGKGIDRHLFCLYVVSKYLEVDSPFLKEVLSEPWKLSTSQTPHGQTSLINLKKHPNCISAGGGFGPVADDGYGVSYIIAGENLIFFHISCKRNSPETNAARFAKQIERALADMKNLFLERKKLQTQKNGST from the exons ATGACCTTGTTGGAAAAGCTGCACCATATCTTTCAGG taatatatataatgcgaTACACCTTGAAGTTATTACTTATGTACAAAGGATGGATGTATGAGTCAAGAGAGAAAAGGTCTAATGCTTCAAGAGTTACTAAGTTGTGGACCACATTAGTGAAGTTGTTCTTTGGATGGCACAAACCAATGCTGTATAGTTTTCAAGGATCATTGCCACGACTACCATTACCCTTAGTGGAAAATACAATGAAACGG tACCTACGCAGTGTTCGACCATTGCTCGACgacaaaaattattctcgAATGGAGACATTGGCAAATGAGTTTCAAAGAGGCATTGGTGTGAAGCTTCAAcgttatttgattttaaaatcTTGGTGGGCCACTAATTATGTTTCTGATTGGTGGGAAGAATATGTTTATTTACGTGGGCGATCTCCTATCATGGTGAATTCAAACTTTTATGGTATTGATGCAATTCTTATGTATCCTACTCATGTACAAGTTGCCCGTGCTGCAAGTGTTATTTATTCGTGTCTGCAGTATCGACGACTCATTGAACGCCAAGAATTAGAACCG ATATTAATTCAAGGTTTGGTGCCTCTCTGCTCATGGCAATATGAAAGACTATTCAATACAACAAGAGTACCAGGACTTGAAAcagataaaattgtacattatcAGGATTCTAAACATATTGTTGTATATCACaagggaaaatatttcaaggtcCTTATTTATCACAAAAGCAGAATCCTTCAAGCttgtgaaattgaaat aCAAATGCAACAAATTTTAGATGATAAATCAGAACCATCAGAAGGTGAAGAGAAATTGGCTGCTTTAACAGCTGGTGAAAGAACTGCATGGGCAATAGCTagagaagaatttttctcgaaaGGAGTAAATAAAGCATCTTTAGATCTTATTGAAAAAGCAGCATTTGTAGTTGCATTAGATGATGTACCATATGTATATGATCCA gAAGATCCAGATAAATTAGATCAATATGgtagaattttattgcatGGTAAAGGATATGATAGATGGTTCGATAAATCATTTACCTTATGTATAGGGAATAATGGCAGA ACTGGCTTTAATGCAGAACATTCATG GGCAGATGCTGCAGTGATGTCACATATGTGGGAGTACGTGGTATCTCAGGAGATCACCAATAGAGA GGCTGATGCACCTATTATGGGATCTCTATGGGAATATGTTATCGCTAATGATGTGGAAATGGg ATATAAGGAAGATGGATATAATAAGGGAGTACCAGAGTTCACACCTCCACCTCCTGTTCGACTTCAGTGGGATTTGAATCCAAAGTGCATAGCCGCAATTGAAGAATCAAACCAA gTTGCACAGAACTTATTAAATGATGTCGAATTACGCATTTATGTACATGATGCGTACGGTAAAGGGTTTATGAAAGTTAATTCAATGTCACCAGATGCATACATACAAATGGCCTTGCAGTTAGCGTATTTCCGTGATTctggtaaatttaatttaacttatgAAGCTTCTATGACTAGACTGTTCCGAGAAGGAAGAACAGAAACTGTGAGGCCATGTACAATTGAATCTACGAATTGGGTGAAAGCAATGGAGAGTAAAAATACAACT GTTGAGACTAGGTATGATTTATTGATGGCAGCAGCAAAACAGCATCAAAAAGGTTATCAAGATGCTATGTGTGGTAAAGGAATAGATAGACATTTATTTTGTCTATATGTAGtatctaaatatttagaaGTAGACTCTCCTTTCTTAAAG GAAGTTTTAAGTGAACCATGGAAGTTATCTACTTCACAAACACCACATGGACAAACATCATTAATAAACTTGAAAAAACATCCAAATTGTATCTCTGCGGGGGGTGGCTTTGGTCCTGTAGCTGATGACGGTTATGGCGTTTCTTATATTATTGCTGGAGaaaatcttatatttttccatatttcatGCAAACGTAATTCTCCAGAAACA aatgcAGCTAGATTTGCAAAACAAATAGAAAGAGCATTAGctgatatgaaaaatttgttccttGAAAGGAAAAAGCTGCAAACTCAAAAGAATGGTTCTACATAA
- the LOC122577823 gene encoding carnitine O-palmitoyltransferase 1, liver isoform isoform X2, whose amino-acid sequence MAEAHSAVAFSFSITHEGWDVNFDREVLHLVWQSGIRSWKKRFFRFVNNLRSGVYPASLESLWFTIALVTAIHFAGYKVPYDLVGKAAPYLSGSSILAHLAGSFIVGLFLWLIVIYIMRYTLKLLLMYKGWMYESREKRSNASRVTKLWTTLVKLFFGWHKPMLYSFQGSLPRLPLPLVENTMKRYLRSVRPLLDDKNYSRMETLANEFQRGIGVKLQRYLILKSWWATNYVSDWWEEYVYLRGRSPIMVNSNFYGIDAILMYPTHVQVARAASVIYSCLQYRRLIERQELEPILIQGLVPLCSWQYERLFNTTRVPGLETDKIVHYQDSKHIVVYHKGKYFKVLIYHKSRILQACEIEIQMQQILDDKSEPSEGEEKLAALTAGERTAWAIAREEFFSKGVNKASLDLIEKAAFVVALDDVPYVYDPEDPDKLDQYGRILLHGKGYDRWFDKSFTLCIGNNGRTGFNAEHSWADAAVMSHMWEYVVSQEITNREYKEDGYNKGVPEFTPPPPVRLQWDLNPKCIAAIEESNQVAQNLLNDVELRIYVHDAYGKGFMKVNSMSPDAYIQMALQLAYFRDSGKFNLTYEASMTRLFREGRTETVRPCTIESTNWVKAMESKNTTVETRYDLLMAAAKQHQKGYQDAMCGKGIDRHLFCLYVVSKYLEVDSPFLKEVLSEPWKLSTSQTPHGQTSLINLKKHPNCISAGGGFGPVADDGYGVSYIIAGENLIFFHISCKRNSPETNAARFAKQIERALADMKNLFLERKKLQTQKNGST is encoded by the exons ATGGCGGAAGCACATTCAGCTGTAGCATTTAGTTTTTCTATTACTCATGAGGGATGGGATGTTAATTTTGATAGAGAAGTCTTACATTTGGTATGGCAATCAGGTATCCGTTCTTggaagaaaagattttttagatttgtt AATAACTTGAGAAGTGGTGTATACCCTGCCTCCTTAGAGAGTTTATGGTTCACTATAGCTTTGGTAACTGCAATACATTTTGCTGGCTACAAAGTACCTTATGACCTTGTTGGAAAAGCTGCACCATATCTTTCAGG ATCTTCAATATTAGCACACTTAGCAGGATCATTTATAGTTGGATTATTTTTGTGGTtgatagtaatatatataatgcgaTACACCTTGAAGTTATTACTTATGTACAAAGGATGGATGTATGAGTCAAGAGAGAAAAGGTCTAATGCTTCAAGAGTTACTAAGTTGTGGACCACATTAGTGAAGTTGTTCTTTGGATGGCACAAACCAATGCTGTATAGTTTTCAAGGATCATTGCCACGACTACCATTACCCTTAGTGGAAAATACAATGAAACGG tACCTACGCAGTGTTCGACCATTGCTCGACgacaaaaattattctcgAATGGAGACATTGGCAAATGAGTTTCAAAGAGGCATTGGTGTGAAGCTTCAAcgttatttgattttaaaatcTTGGTGGGCCACTAATTATGTTTCTGATTGGTGGGAAGAATATGTTTATTTACGTGGGCGATCTCCTATCATGGTGAATTCAAACTTTTATGGTATTGATGCAATTCTTATGTATCCTACTCATGTACAAGTTGCCCGTGCTGCAAGTGTTATTTATTCGTGTCTGCAGTATCGACGACTCATTGAACGCCAAGAATTAGAACCG ATATTAATTCAAGGTTTGGTGCCTCTCTGCTCATGGCAATATGAAAGACTATTCAATACAACAAGAGTACCAGGACTTGAAAcagataaaattgtacattatcAGGATTCTAAACATATTGTTGTATATCACaagggaaaatatttcaaggtcCTTATTTATCACAAAAGCAGAATCCTTCAAGCttgtgaaattgaaat aCAAATGCAACAAATTTTAGATGATAAATCAGAACCATCAGAAGGTGAAGAGAAATTGGCTGCTTTAACAGCTGGTGAAAGAACTGCATGGGCAATAGCTagagaagaatttttctcgaaaGGAGTAAATAAAGCATCTTTAGATCTTATTGAAAAAGCAGCATTTGTAGTTGCATTAGATGATGTACCATATGTATATGATCCA gAAGATCCAGATAAATTAGATCAATATGgtagaattttattgcatGGTAAAGGATATGATAGATGGTTCGATAAATCATTTACCTTATGTATAGGGAATAATGGCAGA ACTGGCTTTAATGCAGAACATTCATG GGCAGATGCTGCAGTGATGTCACATATGTGGGAGTACGTGGTATCTCAGGAGATCACCAATAGAGA ATATAAGGAAGATGGATATAATAAGGGAGTACCAGAGTTCACACCTCCACCTCCTGTTCGACTTCAGTGGGATTTGAATCCAAAGTGCATAGCCGCAATTGAAGAATCAAACCAA gTTGCACAGAACTTATTAAATGATGTCGAATTACGCATTTATGTACATGATGCGTACGGTAAAGGGTTTATGAAAGTTAATTCAATGTCACCAGATGCATACATACAAATGGCCTTGCAGTTAGCGTATTTCCGTGATTctggtaaatttaatttaacttatgAAGCTTCTATGACTAGACTGTTCCGAGAAGGAAGAACAGAAACTGTGAGGCCATGTACAATTGAATCTACGAATTGGGTGAAAGCAATGGAGAGTAAAAATACAACT GTTGAGACTAGGTATGATTTATTGATGGCAGCAGCAAAACAGCATCAAAAAGGTTATCAAGATGCTATGTGTGGTAAAGGAATAGATAGACATTTATTTTGTCTATATGTAGtatctaaatatttagaaGTAGACTCTCCTTTCTTAAAG GAAGTTTTAAGTGAACCATGGAAGTTATCTACTTCACAAACACCACATGGACAAACATCATTAATAAACTTGAAAAAACATCCAAATTGTATCTCTGCGGGGGGTGGCTTTGGTCCTGTAGCTGATGACGGTTATGGCGTTTCTTATATTATTGCTGGAGaaaatcttatatttttccatatttcatGCAAACGTAATTCTCCAGAAACA aatgcAGCTAGATTTGCAAAACAAATAGAAAGAGCATTAGctgatatgaaaaatttgttccttGAAAGGAAAAAGCTGCAAACTCAAAAGAATGGTTCTACATAA
- the LOC122577823 gene encoding carnitine O-palmitoyltransferase 1, liver isoform isoform X3: MAEAHSAVAFSFSITHEGWDVNFDREVLHLVWQSGIRSWKKRFFRFVNNLRSGVYPASLESLWFTIALVTAIHFAGYKVPYDLVGKAAPYLSGSSILAHLAGSFIVGLFLWLIVIYIMRYTLKLLLMYKGWMYESREKRSNASRVTKLWTTLVKLFFGWHKPMLYSFQGSLPRLPLPLVENTMKRYLRSVRPLLDDKNYSRMETLANEFQRGIGVKLQRYLILKSWWATNYVSDWWEEYVYLRGRSPIMVNSNFYGIDAILMYPTHVQVARAASVIYSCLQYRRLIERQELEPILIQGLVPLCSWQYERLFNTTRVPGLETDKIVHYQDSKHIVVYHKGKYFKVLIYHKSRILQACEIEIQMQQILDDKSEPSEGEEKLAALTAGERTAWAIAREEFFSKGVNKASLDLIEKAAFVVALDDVPYVYDPEDPDKLDQYGRILLHGKGYDRWFDKSFTLCIGNNGRTGFNAEHSWADAPIMGSLWEYVIANDVEMGYKEDGYNKGVPEFTPPPPVRLQWDLNPKCIAAIEESNQVAQNLLNDVELRIYVHDAYGKGFMKVNSMSPDAYIQMALQLAYFRDSGKFNLTYEASMTRLFREGRTETVRPCTIESTNWVKAMESKNTTVETRYDLLMAAAKQHQKGYQDAMCGKGIDRHLFCLYVVSKYLEVDSPFLKEVLSEPWKLSTSQTPHGQTSLINLKKHPNCISAGGGFGPVADDGYGVSYIIAGENLIFFHISCKRNSPETNAARFAKQIERALADMKNLFLERKKLQTQKNGST, from the exons ATGGCGGAAGCACATTCAGCTGTAGCATTTAGTTTTTCTATTACTCATGAGGGATGGGATGTTAATTTTGATAGAGAAGTCTTACATTTGGTATGGCAATCAGGTATCCGTTCTTggaagaaaagattttttagatttgtt AATAACTTGAGAAGTGGTGTATACCCTGCCTCCTTAGAGAGTTTATGGTTCACTATAGCTTTGGTAACTGCAATACATTTTGCTGGCTACAAAGTACCTTATGACCTTGTTGGAAAAGCTGCACCATATCTTTCAGG ATCTTCAATATTAGCACACTTAGCAGGATCATTTATAGTTGGATTATTTTTGTGGTtgatagtaatatatataatgcgaTACACCTTGAAGTTATTACTTATGTACAAAGGATGGATGTATGAGTCAAGAGAGAAAAGGTCTAATGCTTCAAGAGTTACTAAGTTGTGGACCACATTAGTGAAGTTGTTCTTTGGATGGCACAAACCAATGCTGTATAGTTTTCAAGGATCATTGCCACGACTACCATTACCCTTAGTGGAAAATACAATGAAACGG tACCTACGCAGTGTTCGACCATTGCTCGACgacaaaaattattctcgAATGGAGACATTGGCAAATGAGTTTCAAAGAGGCATTGGTGTGAAGCTTCAAcgttatttgattttaaaatcTTGGTGGGCCACTAATTATGTTTCTGATTGGTGGGAAGAATATGTTTATTTACGTGGGCGATCTCCTATCATGGTGAATTCAAACTTTTATGGTATTGATGCAATTCTTATGTATCCTACTCATGTACAAGTTGCCCGTGCTGCAAGTGTTATTTATTCGTGTCTGCAGTATCGACGACTCATTGAACGCCAAGAATTAGAACCG ATATTAATTCAAGGTTTGGTGCCTCTCTGCTCATGGCAATATGAAAGACTATTCAATACAACAAGAGTACCAGGACTTGAAAcagataaaattgtacattatcAGGATTCTAAACATATTGTTGTATATCACaagggaaaatatttcaaggtcCTTATTTATCACAAAAGCAGAATCCTTCAAGCttgtgaaattgaaat aCAAATGCAACAAATTTTAGATGATAAATCAGAACCATCAGAAGGTGAAGAGAAATTGGCTGCTTTAACAGCTGGTGAAAGAACTGCATGGGCAATAGCTagagaagaatttttctcgaaaGGAGTAAATAAAGCATCTTTAGATCTTATTGAAAAAGCAGCATTTGTAGTTGCATTAGATGATGTACCATATGTATATGATCCA gAAGATCCAGATAAATTAGATCAATATGgtagaattttattgcatGGTAAAGGATATGATAGATGGTTCGATAAATCATTTACCTTATGTATAGGGAATAATGGCAGA ACTGGCTTTAATGCAGAACATTCATG GGCTGATGCACCTATTATGGGATCTCTATGGGAATATGTTATCGCTAATGATGTGGAAATGGg ATATAAGGAAGATGGATATAATAAGGGAGTACCAGAGTTCACACCTCCACCTCCTGTTCGACTTCAGTGGGATTTGAATCCAAAGTGCATAGCCGCAATTGAAGAATCAAACCAA gTTGCACAGAACTTATTAAATGATGTCGAATTACGCATTTATGTACATGATGCGTACGGTAAAGGGTTTATGAAAGTTAATTCAATGTCACCAGATGCATACATACAAATGGCCTTGCAGTTAGCGTATTTCCGTGATTctggtaaatttaatttaacttatgAAGCTTCTATGACTAGACTGTTCCGAGAAGGAAGAACAGAAACTGTGAGGCCATGTACAATTGAATCTACGAATTGGGTGAAAGCAATGGAGAGTAAAAATACAACT GTTGAGACTAGGTATGATTTATTGATGGCAGCAGCAAAACAGCATCAAAAAGGTTATCAAGATGCTATGTGTGGTAAAGGAATAGATAGACATTTATTTTGTCTATATGTAGtatctaaatatttagaaGTAGACTCTCCTTTCTTAAAG GAAGTTTTAAGTGAACCATGGAAGTTATCTACTTCACAAACACCACATGGACAAACATCATTAATAAACTTGAAAAAACATCCAAATTGTATCTCTGCGGGGGGTGGCTTTGGTCCTGTAGCTGATGACGGTTATGGCGTTTCTTATATTATTGCTGGAGaaaatcttatatttttccatatttcatGCAAACGTAATTCTCCAGAAACA aatgcAGCTAGATTTGCAAAACAAATAGAAAGAGCATTAGctgatatgaaaaatttgttccttGAAAGGAAAAAGCTGCAAACTCAAAAGAATGGTTCTACATAA